Proteins co-encoded in one Gracilimonas sediminicola genomic window:
- a CDS encoding response regulator transcription factor: MINIVIIEDNKYMREGWKTILDFEQDLCVIAEYESCEDAFEGTQLAKANVVLLDIQLPGIHGTEGVKIIRDKFPHLSVLMVTIHDDDERIFKALKNGAIGYLSKKISPDELIEAVHIAQNGGSPMSPNIARKVINSFQASSDVDIELSDTETQVLTLLAEGCSYKGISKEVYLSVDGVRYHIRNIYNKLEVSNKSEAVAKALRDKLI, encoded by the coding sequence ATGATTAACATTGTAATAATCGAAGACAACAAATATATGAGGGAAGGATGGAAAACCATCCTCGATTTTGAGCAAGACTTGTGTGTAATTGCTGAGTACGAAAGCTGTGAAGATGCCTTTGAAGGTACTCAGCTCGCAAAGGCCAACGTTGTTCTGCTTGATATTCAGTTGCCGGGGATTCATGGCACAGAAGGGGTGAAGATCATCAGGGACAAGTTCCCCCACCTTTCTGTATTGATGGTTACCATTCACGATGATGACGAACGAATATTTAAAGCACTCAAAAATGGGGCGATTGGCTACTTATCCAAGAAAATCTCTCCTGATGAATTAATTGAGGCCGTACATATTGCACAAAATGGGGGATCTCCCATGAGTCCGAATATTGCTCGAAAGGTCATCAATTCTTTTCAGGCTTCGAGTGACGTTGATATTGAACTCTCAGATACTGAGACTCAAGTTCTTACCTTACTTGCTGAGGGCTGTTCCTACAAAGGCATATCCAAAGAGGTGTATCTTTCAGTTGACGGAGTGCGCTATCACATCCGTAATATTTATAATAAGCTGGAAGTGAGCAATAAAAGCGAAGCCGTTGCAAAAGCTTTGCGTGATAAACTTATTTGA